In one Pseudodesulfovibrio tunisiensis genomic region, the following are encoded:
- a CDS encoding lactate utilization protein — protein sequence MKNPIDNYWSVRLDQVKARLEKNGFDVFSATDTDEAKKIVLEDILPGLAPKTLSWGGSVSFVKSGLYHHFRDESDFELLDHWGKGLSEEERDDLRHRSLLCDCFFAGTNALTEDGQLVNLDMVGNRVAPMMYGPKNVVLIVGRNKLVADLEGAMARIKEFAAPVNAMRLDMKTPCRKTGYCMDCDSPDRICNMWTIIEKCFPKGRIKIVLVNQDLGF from the coding sequence ATGAAAAATCCCATCGACAACTATTGGTCCGTTCGACTTGATCAGGTCAAGGCCCGACTGGAAAAGAACGGATTCGACGTCTTTTCCGCCACCGACACCGACGAAGCAAAGAAGATCGTTCTCGAAGACATTCTGCCGGGACTGGCTCCGAAAACCCTGTCCTGGGGCGGTTCGGTCTCCTTCGTGAAGTCCGGTCTGTATCATCATTTCCGCGACGAGAGTGATTTCGAATTGCTCGACCACTGGGGCAAGGGGTTGTCCGAAGAGGAAAGAGACGATCTGCGGCATCGCTCCCTGCTGTGCGACTGCTTTTTTGCCGGAACCAACGCCCTGACCGAGGATGGCCAGCTCGTTAATTTGGACATGGTCGGCAACCGTGTCGCTCCCATGATGTATGGCCCGAAGAACGTGGTGCTGATTGTCGGCCGCAACAAGCTGGTTGCGGATCTGGAAGGCGCCATGGCCCGCATCAAGGAATTCGCTGCCCCTGTCAACGCCATGCGTCTGGACATGAAGACCCCGTGCCGCAAGACCGGCTACTGCATGGATTGCGACAGCCCGGACCGCATCTGCAACATGTGGACGATCATCGAGAAGTGTTTCCCCAAGGGACGCATCAAGATCGTT